GCTTTTACCCTTCCCCACGGTTCGGGCAGGTCTCGTTTGCCAGTTACCGGCCGGACCCCAACCAGCCGTCCCAGTCGGCAGCGGTCAAGGCCCTGGAAGGATTCGCCGGCGGCGTTGGTGCCGGTGACGGCGCCGGGCTGTTCAGGAAGCTGTTCGCGAAGAAGGCCGAGACCAGGGCAGGGATCTATCTCGACGGTGGATTCGGCGTGGGCAAAACCCACCTGCTGGCTTCACTGTGGCATGCCGCCCCGGGCCCCAAAGCGTTTGGCACCTTCGTGGAGTACACCAACCTGGTGGGGGCCCTGTCATTCCGGAAGACCGTGGAGGCCCTGAGCCACTACAAGCTGGTGTGCATCGACGAATTTGAGCTCGATGATCCGGGTGACACCGTGCTGATGTCCCGGCTGATGCGTGAACTGGCCGACGCCGGCGTGAAGCTCGCGGCGACGTCCAACACGCTGCCGGGTTCCCTGGGCGACGGCCGCTTTGCCGCCGTCGACTTCGCCCGTGAGATCCAGGTCCTCGCGGACCAGTTCGACGTCATCAGGATCGACGGTGAGGATTTCCGCCACCGCGGCCTGCCCGCTGCCCCTGCCCCGCTGAAGAACAGCCAGCTCTCTGCCCAGATGAAGGCGGAGTTTGACGGTAAGACGGTGGCCCAGGACGAATTCAGTTCCCTGATCGGCCATCTGGCCGGCGTGCACCCGAGCCGGTACCGGCAGCTCATCGACGGTATCGACGGCGTGGTGTGGCGGAACGTGGAAACCATCACCGAACAGGCGGTGGCCCTGCGCTTTGTGGTGCTGGCGGACCGCCTCTACGACAAGGATGTGCCCATCCTGGCCAGCGGGGTCCCGTTCGACAAGCTGTTCACGGACGAGATGATGCACGGCGGCTACACCAAGAAGTACTACCGTGCTGTGTCGCGCCTGACGGCCCTGGCCCGCGAGGGCCAAAACCACGAGCCGTCCTAAGCGCGGTCCGGCTGCGTTCCGGCCGGGCTGAAGCTGCATTTCCCCGCTGAATGGTCCATTCCCCGCGGCGTTCCCCGGGGAACGGACCACCTCAGGGGGAAAAGCCGGGGGCCGCGATGGGTTGGTTTGCGCACCCGCCCTGCTTAAACGCCAAAGGTGCGGGTGCCGCCTCCCGGCGGGACCCGCACCTCCTTGACGTACCAGGGCAACGCCCCGGTCAAATCCTTAGTTACGGAGCCCGGTCAACCGGCGGAACCGGCGGAGCGGGGTTGACCGGCGGTACCTGCTCGTTGGCAGGGGTCTCGCCCGGTGTTCCGTTTTTATCAACGAGCCTGGAAGCGCCATCCTGGAGCTTGTCCACGTGCCCGGCGTACTTGCCGCCGGTCTTGGTGTCAACAAAATCCCCGGCCTTGGTGATGCCGTCCTTGATGGCCTGCTCGTTGCCATGGATAAGACCCTGAGCCTTGCCCTTAAGATCGTCAATTAGTCCCACGAGCACCTCCCTTCAATCGCGGAGCCAGGTCGCTCCTCCGCAACCGATCCTAGCCCTGTCGCCCCCGGCGTGCCAAGGAAACAGGCCCTGCCCGGCGTTCGCTGGCAGCGGATGTCACGCCGAGTGCGCAGCC
The window above is part of the Pseudarthrobacter sp. IC2-21 genome. Proteins encoded here:
- a CDS encoding antitoxin, with protein sequence MGLIDDLKGKAQGLIHGNEQAIKDGITKAGDFVDTKTGGKYAGHVDKLQDGASRLVDKNGTPGETPANEQVPPVNPAPPVPPVDRAP
- the zapE gene encoding cell division protein ZapE — translated: MVQIEQLAARTPAVSVDELLKGFYPSPRFGQVSFASYRPDPNQPSQSAAVKALEGFAGGVGAGDGAGLFRKLFAKKAETRAGIYLDGGFGVGKTHLLASLWHAAPGPKAFGTFVEYTNLVGALSFRKTVEALSHYKLVCIDEFELDDPGDTVLMSRLMRELADAGVKLAATSNTLPGSLGDGRFAAVDFAREIQVLADQFDVIRIDGEDFRHRGLPAAPAPLKNSQLSAQMKAEFDGKTVAQDEFSSLIGHLAGVHPSRYRQLIDGIDGVVWRNVETITEQAVALRFVVLADRLYDKDVPILASGVPFDKLFTDEMMHGGYTKKYYRAVSRLTALAREGQNHEPS